One window of Ralstonia pickettii DTP0602 genomic DNA carries:
- a CDS encoding cell division protein FtsA (K03590: ftsA; cell division protein FtsA), which translates to MSKEYKDLLVGLDIGTSKVAAVVAELRPDGSYEVIGMGQSESKGLKKGVVVNIEATVQSIQKALEEAELMADCKISEVFTGIAGSHIRSFNSSGMVAIKDKEVTQTDVARVIETAKAVNIPTDQQILHILTQEFIIDGQEDVREPIGMSGIRLEVKVHIVTGAVSAAQNIVKCVRRCGLEVHDLILQPLASSLAVLTEDEKELGVVLVDIGGGTTDIAIFSEGAIRHTAVIPIAGDQITNDIAMALRTPTPDAEDIKIQYGIAKQAIADPEDMIEVPGVGDRGTRTLSRQALAAVIEPRIEELYSLVHQVVRESGYEELLSSGVVITGGTAMMPGMVELGEDIFLKPVRVGVPEYRGNLHEVVKSPRYATVMGLLLEGRVQRMRGRKVAVQSGSVKQVWARMKEWFVGNF; encoded by the coding sequence ATGAGCAAGGAATACAAGGACCTGTTGGTTGGTCTGGACATCGGCACCTCGAAGGTGGCGGCGGTGGTGGCAGAACTGCGCCCCGACGGCAGCTACGAGGTGATCGGGATGGGCCAGTCAGAGTCCAAGGGTCTGAAGAAAGGGGTCGTGGTCAATATCGAGGCCACCGTGCAGTCGATCCAGAAGGCGCTGGAAGAGGCCGAGCTGATGGCCGACTGCAAGATTTCGGAGGTCTTTACCGGCATTGCAGGCAGCCATATCCGCAGCTTCAACTCCAGCGGCATGGTGGCGATCAAGGACAAGGAGGTCACGCAGACCGACGTGGCGCGCGTGATCGAGACCGCCAAGGCGGTCAATATCCCGACCGACCAGCAGATCCTGCACATCCTGACGCAGGAATTCATCATCGACGGCCAGGAGGACGTGCGCGAGCCCATCGGCATGAGCGGCATCCGCCTGGAAGTGAAGGTGCATATCGTCACCGGCGCGGTGAGCGCCGCGCAGAACATCGTCAAGTGCGTGCGCCGCTGTGGCCTGGAAGTGCACGACCTGATCCTGCAGCCGCTGGCCTCGAGCCTGGCGGTGCTGACCGAGGACGAGAAGGAACTGGGCGTGGTGCTGGTCGACATCGGCGGCGGCACCACCGACATCGCCATCTTCAGCGAAGGCGCGATCCGCCATACGGCCGTGATCCCCATCGCCGGCGACCAGATCACCAACGATATTGCGATGGCGCTGCGCACGCCGACGCCCGACGCCGAGGACATCAAGATCCAGTACGGCATCGCCAAGCAGGCGATCGCCGACCCGGAAGACATGATCGAAGTCCCCGGCGTGGGCGACCGCGGCACGCGCACGCTCAGCCGCCAGGCACTGGCAGCGGTGATCGAGCCGCGCATCGAAGAGCTGTACTCGCTGGTGCACCAGGTGGTGCGCGAGTCCGGCTATGAAGAACTGTTGTCGTCCGGCGTGGTCATCACCGGTGGGACCGCGATGATGCCGGGCATGGTCGAGCTGGGCGAAGACATCTTTCTCAAGCCCGTGCGCGTGGGCGTGCCGGAGTACCGCGGCAACCTGCACGAGGTAGTGAAGAGCCCGCGCTATGCAACGGTGATGGGCCTGCTGCTGGAAGGTCGCGTGCAACGCATGCGCGGACGCAAGGTCGCGGTGCAGAGCGGGTCGGTCAAGCAGGTGTGGGCCCGCATGAAGGAATGGTTTGTCGGCAATTTCTAA
- a CDS encoding cell division protein FtsQ (K03589: ftsQ; cell division protein FtsQ), protein MWHNARLLNLIASTLYAVVALMALAAGLLWLAQRPVFAITHVEIAPMDGGALRHVNAPSVRGSALGKLSGNFFTLDLNAARQAFESVPWVRRASVRREWPNGLAVEVEEHEALGTWGSPESGRLVNTYGEVFVANTAEAEEDAQLLALDGPPGSEGDVIEKLEVMRQWFRPLKAEPLAVALSGRYAWRAKLSNGMVVELGREQNEDERAAMEQRVRRFVAAWPQVTEQWGKQIDYADLRYPNGFAIRAANARFLTDAQVAAAARAEKAEKAKAAAAASGTSNNNPTRLKSKNAEKTR, encoded by the coding sequence ATGTGGCATAACGCACGCCTGCTCAACCTGATCGCTTCCACGCTGTACGCGGTGGTGGCGCTGATGGCGCTCGCGGCGGGCCTGCTGTGGCTGGCGCAGCGACCGGTGTTTGCCATCACCCATGTGGAGATCGCGCCGATGGACGGTGGTGCGCTGCGCCACGTGAACGCCCCCAGCGTGCGTGGCAGCGCGCTGGGCAAGCTCTCGGGCAACTTCTTCACGCTGGACCTGAACGCGGCGCGGCAGGCGTTCGAGTCGGTGCCTTGGGTGCGGCGCGCGAGCGTGCGGCGCGAGTGGCCCAACGGCCTGGCGGTCGAGGTCGAGGAACACGAGGCGCTCGGCACCTGGGGCTCGCCGGAAAGCGGGCGCCTGGTCAATACCTATGGCGAGGTGTTCGTCGCCAACACCGCCGAGGCGGAAGAGGATGCACAGCTGCTGGCGCTGGACGGGCCGCCGGGCAGCGAAGGCGACGTGATCGAGAAGCTCGAGGTCATGCGCCAGTGGTTCAGGCCGCTCAAGGCCGAGCCGCTGGCAGTGGCGCTGTCGGGCCGCTACGCCTGGCGGGCAAAGCTGTCCAACGGCATGGTGGTTGAGCTTGGCCGCGAGCAGAACGAAGACGAGCGCGCGGCCATGGAGCAGCGGGTCAGGCGTTTCGTGGCGGCATGGCCTCAGGTCACCGAGCAGTGGGGCAAGCAGATCGACTACGCCGACCTGCGTTATCCCAACGGCTTTGCCATCCGTGCCGCCAATGCCCGCTTCCTGACCGACGCGCAGGTTGCGGCGGCGGCCAGGGCGGAAAAAGCGGAGAAAGCGAAGGCGGCAGCAGCGGCTTCTGGTACTTCCAACAACAATCCGACGCGACTGAAGAGTAAGAACGCGGAGAAAACCCGATGA
- a CDS encoding D-alanine--D-alanine ligase (K01921: ddl; D-alanine-D-alanine ligase [EC:6.3.2.4]) translates to MSFVAHPTIDPKSLGKVGVLLGGRSAEREISLMSGNGVLAALRSRGVDAHPFDPGLQGVAELAAAKFDRVFIALHGRYGEDGTMQGLLEQLGVPYTGSGVLASAMAMDKQATKRLWMTHDLATPRFAMLHADTDFDAVAADLGLPLIVKPAREGSSIGLTKVTVADQMRAAFEKAAALDNDVIAEVFIDGAELTCPLVGEGETAEALPVIRIVAPEANYDYQNKYFTDDTQYLCPSGLDPEVEREVQALTVQAYRVLGCRGWARADVMLRADGKPFLLEMNTSPGMTGHSLVPMAARAAGISYEDFVLQVVAAAALDLHPNEHWKPE, encoded by the coding sequence ATGAGCTTCGTCGCCCATCCCACTATCGATCCCAAGTCGCTGGGCAAGGTCGGCGTGCTGCTGGGCGGCCGCTCGGCCGAGCGCGAGATCTCGCTGATGTCGGGCAACGGCGTGCTGGCCGCGCTGCGTTCGCGCGGCGTCGATGCGCACCCGTTCGACCCGGGCCTGCAGGGTGTGGCCGAACTGGCCGCGGCCAAGTTTGATCGCGTCTTTATCGCGCTGCACGGCCGCTACGGCGAGGACGGCACCATGCAGGGCCTGCTCGAGCAGCTCGGCGTGCCATATACCGGCAGCGGCGTGCTGGCCTCGGCCATGGCGATGGACAAGCAGGCCACCAAGCGCCTGTGGATGACCCACGACCTGGCCACACCGCGCTTTGCCATGCTGCACGCGGACACCGACTTTGACGCCGTGGCCGCCGACCTGGGCCTGCCGCTGATCGTCAAGCCGGCGCGCGAGGGCTCGTCGATCGGCCTGACCAAGGTGACCGTCGCCGACCAGATGCGCGCGGCTTTCGAGAAGGCGGCCGCGCTCGATAACGACGTCATCGCCGAGGTTTTCATCGACGGCGCCGAGCTGACCTGCCCGCTGGTGGGCGAGGGCGAAACCGCCGAAGCGCTGCCGGTGATCCGCATCGTCGCGCCCGAAGCCAACTACGACTATCAAAATAAGTACTTTACTGACGATACCCAATACTTGTGTCCGTCAGGTCTGGATCCCGAGGTCGAACGGGAAGTCCAGGCGCTGACGGTGCAGGCCTACCGCGTACTGGGCTGCCGCGGCTGGGCGCGCGCCGACGTCATGCTGCGCGCCGACGGCAAGCCTTTCCTGCTCGAGATGAATACCTCGCCCGGGATGACCGGCCATTCGCTGGTGCCGATGGCGGCGCGCGCGGCCGGCATCAGCTACGAGGACTTCGTGCTGCAGGTGGTGGCCGCCGCGGCACTGGACCTGCATCCGAACGAGCACTGGAAACCCGAATAA
- the murC gene encoding UDP-N-acetylmuramate--alanine ligase (Catalyzes the formation of UDP-N-acetylmuramoyl-L-alanine from UDP-N-acetylmuramate and L-alanine in peptidoglycan synthesis~K01924: murC; UDP-N-acetylmuramate--alanine ligase [EC:6.3.2.8]) translates to MKHIVKNIHFVGIGGAGMSGIAEVLLNLGYKVSGSDVGSNAATRRLASLGATVMHGHDAANVTGANAVVVSTAVSGDNPEVLAARSKRIPVVPRAVMLAELMRLKQGVAIAGTHGKTTTTSLVASVLAEGGLDPTFVIGGRLNSAGANARLGTGDFIVAEADESDASFLNLFPVIEVITNIDADHMDTYGHDFARLKQAFIEFTQRLPFYGIAVLCVDDPNVREILPFVSKPVVRYGFAEDAQIRAVEARAVDGQMHFTVLRQLNGHAEPPLEIVLNLPGLHNVQNALAAIAIATELEVPDAAIVKALREFHGVGRRFQRYGEVATPDGAGTFTLVDDYGHHPVEMAATLAAARGAFPDRRLVLAFQPHRFTRTRDCFEDFVKVLGTVDALLLSEVYAAGETPIVAADGRALTRALRVAGKVEPVFVEQMEEMPQAILNAVRPGDVVVTMGAGSIGTVPGQLVSHQQSVQAGGQQ, encoded by the coding sequence ATGAAGCATATCGTCAAGAACATCCACTTCGTGGGCATCGGCGGGGCCGGCATGAGCGGCATCGCCGAGGTCCTGCTGAACCTGGGATACAAGGTCTCGGGTTCGGACGTGGGCAGCAATGCCGCCACGCGGCGCCTGGCCTCGCTGGGCGCCACGGTCATGCACGGGCATGACGCGGCCAACGTTACCGGCGCAAACGCCGTGGTGGTATCGACCGCGGTCAGCGGCGACAACCCTGAAGTGCTGGCTGCCCGAAGCAAGCGCATCCCGGTGGTGCCGCGCGCGGTGATGCTGGCCGAACTGATGCGCCTGAAGCAGGGCGTGGCCATCGCCGGCACGCACGGCAAGACCACTACCACCAGCCTGGTGGCATCGGTGCTGGCCGAAGGCGGGCTCGATCCGACCTTCGTGATCGGCGGCCGCCTGAACTCGGCCGGCGCTAATGCGCGCCTGGGCACCGGCGACTTCATCGTGGCCGAGGCGGATGAGTCCGACGCGTCGTTCCTGAACCTGTTCCCGGTCATCGAGGTCATCACCAATATCGATGCCGACCATATGGACACCTACGGGCACGACTTTGCCCGGCTCAAGCAGGCGTTCATCGAATTCACCCAGCGGCTGCCGTTCTACGGCATCGCCGTGCTGTGCGTGGACGATCCCAACGTGCGCGAGATCCTGCCGTTCGTGTCCAAGCCGGTGGTGCGCTACGGGTTTGCCGAAGACGCGCAGATCCGTGCCGTGGAGGCGCGCGCGGTCGACGGCCAGATGCACTTCACCGTGCTGCGCCAGCTCAATGGCCATGCCGAGCCGCCGCTGGAGATCGTGCTGAACCTGCCCGGCCTGCACAACGTGCAGAACGCGCTGGCGGCGATCGCCATCGCCACCGAGCTGGAAGTGCCCGACGCCGCCATCGTCAAGGCGCTGCGCGAGTTCCACGGCGTGGGCCGGCGCTTCCAGCGCTACGGCGAGGTCGCCACGCCCGACGGCGCCGGCACCTTCACGCTGGTGGACGACTACGGCCACCACCCGGTGGAGATGGCCGCGACGCTGGCCGCGGCGCGCGGTGCGTTCCCCGATCGCCGCCTGGTGCTGGCGTTCCAGCCGCACCGCTTTACCCGTACGCGGGATTGTTTCGAGGACTTCGTCAAGGTCCTGGGCACTGTCGATGCGCTGCTGCTGTCCGAGGTCTACGCCGCCGGCGAGACGCCGATCGTGGCGGCCGACGGTCGTGCGCTGACCCGCGCGCTGCGCGTGGCCGGCAAGGTCGAACCTGTTTTCGTGGAGCAGATGGAAGAAATGCCGCAGGCCATCCTGAATGCCGTCCGGCCCGGCGATGTGGTCGTGACGATGGGCGCGGGCTCGATCGGGACCGTGCCGGGACAACTGGTGTCGCACCAGCAATCGGTGCAAGCGGGAGGCCAGCAATGA
- a CDS encoding UDP-N-acetylglucosamine--N-acetylmuramyl- (pentapeptide) pyrophosphoryl-UDP N-acetylglucosamine transferase (K02563: murG; UDP-N-acetylglucosamine--N-acetylmuramyl-(pentapeptide) pyrophosphoryl-undecaprenol N-acetylglucosamine transferase [EC:2.4.1.227]) — MTAPRTLLVMAGGTGGHVFPGLAVAHALREQGWKVVWLGNRTGMEATLVPKHDIPMEFIQFGGLRGKGLVTKFLLPLNLLRAFWQSIGALRRVRPSVVLGMGGYITFPAGMMASLLGRPLVLHEQNSIAGLANKVLAKVADRVLCAFPDTLPGGEWTGNPVREEVAHLDAPEARYDQRPGPLRILVVGGSLGAAALNEVVPKAVALLPEGERPVVTHQAGAKQIDTLRANYAAAQVPAQTLPFIDDMARAYADADLVICRAGAMTVSEVAAAGVAALFVPFPHAVDDHQTTNAEFLSKQGAALLVQQKDLTAEGLAQTIASLTRPQLKDMARLARGLAKPEATRRVAEICSQLARD, encoded by the coding sequence ATGACCGCACCGCGCACCCTGCTCGTGATGGCCGGCGGCACCGGGGGACACGTGTTCCCGGGGCTGGCGGTCGCGCACGCGCTGCGCGAGCAAGGCTGGAAGGTGGTCTGGCTGGGCAACCGCACCGGCATGGAAGCCACGCTGGTGCCCAAGCACGACATCCCGATGGAGTTCATCCAGTTCGGCGGGCTGCGCGGCAAGGGCCTGGTGACCAAGTTCCTGCTGCCGCTGAACTTGCTGCGCGCGTTCTGGCAAAGCATCGGCGCGCTGCGCCGGGTGCGCCCGAGCGTGGTGCTGGGCATGGGCGGCTATATCACCTTCCCGGCGGGCATGATGGCGTCGCTGCTGGGGCGGCCGCTGGTGCTGCACGAGCAGAACTCGATCGCCGGCCTGGCCAACAAGGTGCTGGCCAAGGTGGCCGACCGCGTGCTGTGCGCGTTCCCGGACACGCTGCCCGGCGGCGAGTGGACCGGCAACCCGGTGCGCGAGGAAGTGGCGCATCTCGATGCGCCGGAAGCGCGCTACGACCAGCGCCCCGGCCCGCTGCGCATCCTGGTGGTGGGCGGCAGCCTGGGCGCGGCGGCACTGAACGAGGTGGTACCCAAGGCCGTCGCGCTGCTGCCCGAGGGCGAGCGCCCGGTGGTCACGCACCAGGCGGGCGCGAAGCAGATCGACACGCTGCGCGCCAATTACGCGGCCGCGCAGGTGCCGGCGCAGACCCTGCCGTTTATCGACGACATGGCGCGTGCCTATGCCGATGCGGACCTGGTGATCTGCCGCGCCGGCGCGATGACGGTGTCGGAAGTGGCCGCCGCGGGCGTGGCGGCGCTGTTCGTGCCGTTTCCGCACGCGGTGGACGACCACCAGACCACCAACGCGGAATTTTTGTCGAAGCAGGGCGCGGCCCTGCTGGTGCAGCAGAAAGACCTGACGGCCGAGGGGCTGGCGCAAACCATCGCCAGCCTGACCCGGCCGCAGCTGAAAGACATGGCGCGCCTGGCGCGCGGACTGGCCAAACCTGAGGCAACCCGGCGCGTCGCCGAGATCTGCAGTCAGCTGGCCAGGGACTGA
- a CDS encoding cell division protein FtsW (K03588: ftsW, spoVE; cell division protein FtsW) — translation MSETQVKRSGFIGATIGNAWGGLRDAVSGVKPTRSRMMEYDQPMLWVSIVLLALGLVMVYSASIALPDSPRYANYRESHFLLRHAFALLIGLSVGLAAFQVPVKVWDRYAPKLFIFALILLVIVLVPFVGKGVNGARRWIPLGVMNFQPSELMKLAVVLYAANYTVRKQEWMQTLSKGFLPMGVAVVVVGMLLLLEPDMGAFLVIAAVAMGILFLGGINGKLFAGLVGVAVGAFALLITASPWRRERIFAYLNPWEESNALGKAYQLTHSLIAFGRGEWAGVGLGGSIEKLHYLPEAHTDFILAVIGEEFGFIGVLVVIVLFYWLVRRAFNIGRTALQLDRTFAGLVAKGIGVWIGWQTFINMGVNLGLLPTKGLTLPLVSYGGSGILMNCVALAILLRIDYENRVLMRGGKV, via the coding sequence ATGAGCGAAACGCAGGTCAAGCGCAGCGGTTTCATCGGCGCCACCATCGGCAATGCCTGGGGTGGCCTGCGCGATGCGGTGTCGGGCGTCAAGCCGACCCGCTCCCGCATGATGGAGTACGACCAGCCCATGCTGTGGGTGTCGATCGTACTGCTCGCGCTCGGCCTGGTGATGGTCTATTCGGCCTCGATCGCGCTGCCGGATTCGCCGCGCTACGCCAACTACCGCGAGAGCCACTTCCTGCTGCGCCACGCGTTCGCACTGCTGATCGGGCTGTCGGTGGGGCTGGCGGCGTTCCAGGTTCCGGTCAAGGTCTGGGACCGCTATGCGCCCAAGCTCTTTATCTTCGCGCTGATCCTGCTGGTGATCGTGCTGGTCCCGTTCGTCGGCAAGGGCGTGAACGGCGCGCGCCGCTGGATCCCGCTGGGCGTGATGAACTTCCAGCCGTCCGAACTGATGAAGCTGGCGGTGGTGCTGTACGCGGCCAACTACACGGTGCGCAAGCAGGAGTGGATGCAGACCCTGTCCAAGGGCTTTTTGCCGATGGGCGTGGCGGTGGTGGTGGTGGGCATGCTGCTGCTGCTCGAGCCTGACATGGGTGCGTTCCTGGTGATCGCCGCGGTGGCCATGGGCATCCTGTTCCTGGGCGGCATCAACGGCAAGCTGTTCGCCGGGCTGGTCGGCGTGGCGGTGGGCGCGTTCGCGCTGCTGATCACGGCCTCGCCCTGGCGGCGCGAGCGGATCTTCGCCTACCTGAACCCGTGGGAAGAGAGCAATGCGCTGGGCAAGGCCTACCAGCTCACGCACTCGCTGATCGCCTTCGGCCGCGGCGAGTGGGCCGGGGTGGGGCTGGGCGGCAGCATCGAAAAGCTTCACTACCTGCCCGAGGCGCATACCGACTTCATCCTCGCCGTGATCGGCGAGGAATTCGGCTTTATCGGCGTGCTGGTGGTGATCGTGCTGTTCTACTGGCTGGTACGGCGCGCCTTCAATATCGGCCGCACCGCGCTGCAGCTGGATCGCACCTTTGCCGGCCTGGTGGCCAAGGGCATCGGCGTGTGGATCGGCTGGCAGACCTTTATCAATATGGGCGTGAACCTGGGCCTGCTGCCGACCAAGGGGCTGACGCTGCCGCTGGTGAGCTACGGCGGCTCGGGGATTTTGATGAACTGCGTGGCGTTGGCGATCTTGCTGCGGATTGATTACGAGAATCGTGTGTTGATGCGTGGAGGCAAGGTATGA
- the murD gene encoding UDP-N-acetylmuramoyl-L-alanyl-D-glutamate synthetase (UDP-N-acetylmuramoylalanine--D-glutamate ligase; involved in peptidoglycan biosynthesis; cytoplasmic; catalyzes the addition of glutamate to the nucleotide precursor UDP-N-acetylmuramoyl-L-alanine during cell wall formation~K01925: murD; UDP-N-acetylmuramoylalanine--D-glutamate ligase [EC:6.3.2.9]) has protein sequence MFGELQKPHVLVLGLGESGLAMARWCGLNGCAVRVADTREAPANLVFLQAELTSAEFVGGPFADSLLDGIGLVAISPGLSPLEAGTGALLAAAQARGVPVWGEIELFVRALKHLEAESGYAPKILAITGTNGKTTTTALTGRLVERTGKSVAVAGNISPSALDKLSACIASATLPEVWVLELSSFQLETTHTLAPHAATVLNVTQDHLDWHGSMEAYAASKARIFGPADSACVQVLNRNDRLTLDMARPGRTPVTFGTDLPEVPGSFGILREGGMPWLVLAEPDAEAEGEGKPRRRKAAELVREAVPVRHKRLMPADALHIRGMHNATNAMAALALCRAIDLPMNALLHGLREYRGEPHRVEWVATIDDVEYFDDSKGTNVGATVAALSGLDKRVVLIAGGEGKGQDFSPLAAPVAQYARAVVLIGRAAAELRDALQGSGASLVDAPTLEEAVAKSTELAEAGDVVLLSPACASLDMFRNYVHRAEVFRAAVEELALSRGILP, from the coding sequence GTGTTTGGCGAGCTGCAAAAACCTCATGTGCTGGTACTGGGCCTTGGCGAATCGGGCCTGGCCATGGCGCGCTGGTGTGGCCTGAACGGCTGCGCGGTGCGCGTGGCCGACACGCGCGAGGCCCCCGCCAACCTTGTCTTCCTGCAGGCCGAGCTGACTTCGGCCGAATTCGTCGGCGGCCCGTTCGCCGACAGCCTGCTCGACGGCATCGGCCTGGTGGCGATCAGCCCGGGCCTGTCGCCGCTGGAAGCCGGTACTGGTGCGCTGTTGGCTGCCGCGCAGGCACGCGGTGTCCCCGTGTGGGGTGAGATCGAGCTGTTCGTGCGGGCGCTGAAGCATCTCGAAGCCGAGTCGGGCTACGCCCCGAAGATCCTGGCGATCACCGGCACCAACGGCAAGACCACCACCACCGCGCTGACCGGCCGGCTGGTCGAGCGCACCGGCAAGAGCGTGGCAGTGGCGGGCAATATCAGCCCGTCGGCGCTGGACAAGCTGTCGGCCTGCATCGCCTCGGCGACGCTGCCGGAGGTCTGGGTGCTGGAGCTGTCGAGCTTCCAGCTCGAAACCACGCACACGCTGGCGCCGCATGCGGCCACCGTGCTCAACGTGACGCAGGACCACCTGGACTGGCACGGTTCGATGGAGGCCTATGCCGCCTCCAAGGCCCGTATCTTCGGGCCGGCGGACAGCGCCTGCGTGCAGGTGCTCAACCGCAATGACCGCTTGACGCTGGACATGGCGCGCCCGGGCCGCACACCGGTGACCTTTGGCACCGACCTGCCCGAAGTGCCGGGCAGCTTCGGCATCCTGCGCGAGGGCGGCATGCCCTGGCTGGTGCTGGCCGAACCCGATGCGGAGGCGGAAGGGGAGGGCAAGCCGCGCCGCCGCAAGGCCGCGGAGCTGGTCCGGGAAGCCGTGCCGGTGCGCCACAAGCGCCTGATGCCGGCCGATGCGCTGCATATCCGCGGCATGCACAACGCGACCAACGCAATGGCCGCGCTGGCGCTGTGCCGTGCCATCGACCTGCCGATGAACGCGCTGCTGCACGGCCTGCGCGAGTACCGCGGCGAGCCGCATCGCGTGGAGTGGGTCGCCACCATCGATGACGTCGAGTATTTCGACGACAGCAAGGGCACCAATGTCGGCGCGACCGTGGCCGCGCTGTCCGGGCTGGATAAGCGCGTGGTGCTGATTGCCGGTGGCGAAGGCAAGGGCCAGGACTTCTCGCCGCTGGCCGCGCCGGTGGCGCAGTACGCGCGCGCGGTGGTGCTGATCGGACGCGCCGCGGCTGAGCTGCGCGACGCGCTGCAGGGCAGCGGCGCCAGCCTGGTCGACGCGCCGACGCTGGAAGAGGCGGTCGCCAAGTCGACCGAGCTGGCCGAAGCAGGCGACGTGGTGCTGCTGTCGCCGGCGTGCGCTAGCCTCGACATGTTCCGCAACTACGTGCACCGCGCTGAAGTGTTCCGCGCCGCGGTGGAAGAACTGGCACTGTCCCGGGGGATCCTGCCATGA
- a CDS encoding phospho-N-acetylmuramoyl-pentapeptide- transferase (K01000: mraY; phospho-N-acetylmuramoyl-pentapeptide-transferase [EC:2.7.8.13]), which translates to MLLALAQWLQNDYSFLRVVNYLTFRAVMANLTALLIGLAFGPWVIRKLTELKVGQAVRTIGPQTHLVKAGTPTMGGVLVLVSIAVSTLLWCDWGNRFIWVVMLVTFGYGAIGWVDDYRKVVYRDPRGMSSREKFFWQTLIGLVAAVYLAFSVSESSNVKVWDLFLSWVEGGLSLDMPYKSNLIVPFFKEISYPLGVAGFIVLTYLVIVGSSNAVNLTDGLDGLVIMPVVLVGSGLGVFAYVMGSSVYSKYLLFPHIPGAGELLIFCSALGGAGLAFLWFNAHPAQVFMGDVGALALGGALGTVAVIVRQEIVLFVMGGIFVVETLSVMLQVTWFKITKRRYGEGRRLFRMAPLHHHFELSGWKETQVTVRFWIITMLLVLIGLSTLKLR; encoded by the coding sequence ATGTTATTGGCTCTGGCCCAGTGGCTGCAAAACGACTACAGCTTCCTCCGGGTCGTCAACTACCTGACCTTTCGCGCGGTGATGGCCAACCTCACCGCGCTCCTGATCGGCCTGGCGTTCGGTCCGTGGGTGATCCGCAAGCTGACCGAGCTGAAGGTCGGCCAGGCGGTACGCACCATCGGCCCGCAGACGCACCTGGTCAAGGCCGGCACGCCGACCATGGGCGGCGTGCTGGTGCTGGTGTCCATCGCGGTGTCGACGCTGCTGTGGTGCGACTGGGGCAACCGTTTTATCTGGGTGGTGATGCTGGTTACCTTCGGCTATGGCGCGATCGGCTGGGTCGACGACTACCGCAAGGTGGTCTATCGCGACCCACGCGGCATGTCGAGCCGCGAGAAGTTTTTCTGGCAGACGCTGATCGGCCTGGTGGCCGCGGTCTACCTGGCGTTCTCGGTGTCGGAAAGCAGCAACGTGAAGGTGTGGGACCTGTTCCTGAGCTGGGTCGAGGGCGGGCTGTCGCTGGACATGCCGTACAAGTCCAACCTGATCGTGCCCTTCTTCAAGGAAATCAGCTACCCGCTGGGCGTGGCCGGCTTCATCGTGCTGACCTACCTGGTGATCGTCGGCTCGAGCAACGCGGTCAACCTGACCGACGGGCTGGACGGGCTCGTGATCATGCCGGTGGTGCTGGTCGGCAGCGGGCTGGGCGTGTTTGCCTATGTGATGGGCAGCTCGGTCTACAGCAAGTACCTGCTGTTCCCGCATATCCCGGGCGCGGGCGAGCTGCTGATCTTCTGCTCGGCGCTGGGCGGGGCGGGGCTGGCCTTCCTCTGGTTCAACGCGCATCCGGCGCAGGTGTTCATGGGCGACGTGGGCGCGCTGGCGCTGGGCGGCGCGCTCGGCACGGTGGCGGTGATCGTGCGCCAGGAAATCGTGCTGTTCGTGATGGGCGGCATCTTCGTGGTGGAAACGCTGTCGGTGATGCTGCAGGTGACGTGGTTCAAGATCACCAAGCGCCGTTATGGTGAGGGCCGGCGGCTGTTTCGGATGGCGCCGCTGCACCACCATTTCGAGCTGAGCGGCTGGAAGGAAACGCAGGTCACGGTGCGCTTCTGGATCATCACCATGCTGCTGGTGCTGATCGGGTTGTCGACACTGAAGTTGCGCTGA